A genome region from Equus caballus isolate H_3958 breed thoroughbred chromosome 19, TB-T2T, whole genome shotgun sequence includes the following:
- the OR2T66 gene encoding olfactory receptor 2T33: protein MSRSYEVKLRLLDDESPFHLHFSIDRITAEEIMEKRNTTSDFILLGLFKHTGPHLFLFMVVLTMAMASFMGNALMLLLIYWDPRLHTPMYFLVSQLSLMDVMLVATIVPKMAADYLTGKKSISPAGCGLQIFFYLTVGGGECFLLAAMSSDRYVAVCHLLRYPVLMSWQLCLRMTSGSWFLGAADGLMQAAATLSLPFCSTREINHFFCEAPMLVRLACADTSVFENVMYICCVLMLLVPFSLILTSYSFILFAVLQMYSREARKKAFATCSSHLAVVGLFYGASIFIYMRPKSYRSASHDKVVSAFYAIFTPVLNPLIYSLRNSEVKGALKRWLGKYEN from the coding sequence ATGTCCAGAAGTTATGAAGTCAAACTAAGATTGTTAGATGATGAAAGTCCCTTCCATCTCCATTTTTCCATTGACAGAATCACAGCAGAAGAAATCatggagaagagaaacacaaCCTCAGACTTCATTCTTCTAGGACTCTTTAAACACACAGGACCCCACCTCTTTCTCTTCATGGTGGTGCTGACAATGGCCATGGCTTCTTTTATGGGCAATGCCCTCATGCTTCTCCTGATATACTGGGACCCGCggctccacacacccatgtacttcctaGTGAGCCAACTCTCCCTCATGGATGTGATGCTGGTTGCCACCATCGTGCCCAAAATGGCTGCTGACTATTTGACCGGAAAGAAGTCCATCTCCCCTGCTGGCTGTGGGTTGCAGATTTTCTTCTATCTTACTGTGGGAGGGGGTGAGTGCTTCCTCTTAGCAGCCATGTCTTCTGACCGCTATGTGGCTGTTTGTCATCTACTGAGATATCCTGTCCTCATGAGCTGGCAATTATGCCTGAGAATGACTTCGGGGTCTTGGTTCCTGGGGGCAGCTGATGGGCTCATGCAGGCTGCTGCTACCCTGAGCTTACCATTTTGCAGCACACGTGAgatcaatcatttcttctgtgaggccCCCATGCTGGTGCGCTTGGCTTGTGCTGACACATCTGTCTTCGAAAATGTAATGTATATCTGCTGTGTATTAATGCTTCTGGTCCCGTTTTCACTCATCCTGACCTCGTACAGTTTTATCCTCTTTGCTGTTCTCCAGATGTATTCTAGAGAAGCACGCAAGAAGGCTTTTGCCACCTGCTCCTCACATTTGGCTGTGGTGGGACTTTTTTATGgagcttctatttttatttacatgaGACCCAAATCCTACAGGTCAGCTAGCCACGATAAGGTCGTGTCAGCATTCTATGCTATCTTCACCCCTGTGCTGAACCCCCtcatctatagtctgaggaacagtGAGGTCAAGGGAGCCTTGAAAAGGTGGCTTgggaaatatgaaaattaa